One stretch of Kiritimatiellaceae bacterium DNA includes these proteins:
- a CDS encoding DUF2156 domain-containing protein, with protein MTKIALTHGDFDVRLYATEGNDPRALVVFGSGDGGWSAWEHVIATWLQEANLAVVSFDFEKYSATDFDQPTVAKDMAAVADFAAKKLHADGLPVLYGGWSMGAAQAIAAAKGTNRPPELAGLLLMSLDSRGRYGIRAPDLVGITPTGPGTFDLNEFNPDLRDIRVVQYHGTADFMAQTTWIRLLKSPHQLYLLKGMNHGFDGLGPEFQSVLLQGVAWALGDDSAAAPPEEGRHLRPVRMTIYGILLLMLLAGMVSRRASLVLLPASVALCGFSNILDSIIPASPAIIDKIQEWIPLEVSQHGRFVLFLSGAMLLALARGLRRRKRVAWNMTAAILSAAAVLDFTQTFNWNRSAVALVILMALFRRRSLFDARSDAPSFRLGIAAAGVMFLLLASYGTIAIHGLGARGVFGDPLSWSEAFHGAVSAALQIKTELNELAGREASHFLHTIRLQGLFIGFFALIMVLRPVILRKQAHSPEDFENVKWLVDTYSDDPMAVFALLPDKHYYFEEGVEGVVAYALWWNVAVVLADPICKPDCREKLVHGFIRHCRSCDWKPVFYCSHYTNRDIYERIGFQLIRIAEEARLRLADFKLDGARFQNLRTARNKARKNGLIFGWYGGEGSLPDEQMEGQLLELSKEWLKRKRGGEMGFDLSSFDLQAIREKGAAVVRSPDGRLEAFATWHTYDHNKGRCLDIMRSRAETRDVMDFLILEAIQSFRDQGIEEISFGSAPLANTADPSEHSMYDRSIRFVFENLERFYGYKRLFFFKQKYQPCWEARYLSYPCGTSLLLVGMAIAGVHLTHGFRSLLSSRKL; from the coding sequence TTGACGAAAATTGCTCTCACGCACGGCGATTTTGACGTCAGGCTTTATGCGACAGAGGGTAATGATCCGCGTGCGCTGGTTGTTTTCGGATCGGGGGACGGCGGCTGGAGCGCGTGGGAGCATGTGATTGCCACCTGGTTGCAAGAGGCTAATCTGGCGGTTGTTTCTTTTGATTTTGAAAAATATTCAGCGACAGATTTTGACCAGCCAACTGTTGCGAAGGATATGGCCGCCGTGGCGGATTTTGCGGCGAAGAAGTTACATGCCGACGGCCTGCCGGTTCTTTACGGCGGGTGGAGTATGGGCGCGGCTCAGGCAATTGCCGCCGCCAAGGGAACAAACCGTCCGCCGGAACTTGCCGGCCTGCTGCTGATGAGTCTGGACAGCCGCGGACGTTACGGTATTCGCGCGCCGGATCTGGTCGGTATCACGCCAACCGGGCCGGGAACATTTGATCTGAATGAGTTTAATCCGGATCTGCGCGACATCAGAGTGGTTCAGTATCACGGTACGGCAGACTTCATGGCCCAAACGACGTGGATCCGTTTGTTGAAGTCGCCGCATCAGTTGTACCTGCTGAAGGGAATGAACCATGGCTTTGACGGGCTTGGCCCTGAGTTCCAATCCGTATTGCTGCAGGGCGTGGCCTGGGCGCTGGGGGACGATTCCGCCGCCGCTCCGCCGGAAGAAGGCCGGCATTTGCGCCCGGTACGGATGACCATATATGGAATTCTTCTGCTCATGCTGTTGGCCGGAATGGTTTCGCGCCGGGCCTCGCTGGTGCTTCTGCCGGCTTCGGTGGCTCTGTGCGGATTCTCAAACATTCTCGACTCCATCATTCCGGCATCCCCCGCGATTATTGATAAAATACAGGAATGGATTCCATTGGAAGTCAGTCAGCACGGACGGTTTGTTCTGTTTCTATCCGGCGCGATGCTTCTTGCTCTGGCCCGTGGATTGCGCCGGCGTAAACGGGTTGCATGGAATATGACAGCCGCTATTCTGTCGGCGGCTGCGGTTCTGGATTTCACACAAACCTTTAACTGGAACCGCTCAGCGGTTGCGCTGGTGATCCTGATGGCGCTGTTCCGGCGGCGTAGTCTGTTTGATGCCCGCTCCGATGCGCCTTCTTTCCGGCTTGGTATTGCCGCTGCCGGTGTCATGTTCCTATTGCTTGCGAGTTATGGAACAATAGCCATTCACGGACTGGGCGCACGCGGGGTTTTCGGGGATCCGCTGTCTTGGAGCGAGGCGTTTCACGGAGCGGTTTCTGCCGCCCTGCAGATCAAAACCGAGCTTAATGAACTTGCCGGGCGGGAAGCTTCTCATTTTTTGCATACGATCCGCCTTCAGGGTCTGTTTATCGGATTTTTTGCGCTGATTATGGTTTTACGCCCGGTGATTCTGAGAAAACAGGCACACAGTCCGGAAGATTTTGAAAACGTCAAATGGCTGGTGGACACCTATTCGGATGATCCGATGGCCGTGTTTGCTCTGCTTCCGGATAAGCACTATTACTTTGAAGAAGGCGTTGAAGGTGTTGTCGCTTACGCGCTCTGGTGGAATGTCGCCGTGGTGCTGGCCGATCCGATTTGCAAACCGGACTGCCGGGAAAAACTGGTGCACGGATTTATCCGCCATTGCCGCAGTTGCGATTGGAAGCCGGTTTTTTACTGTTCCCACTACACCAATCGCGACATTTACGAGCGGATCGGATTTCAGCTCATCCGGATTGCCGAGGAGGCCCGGCTCCGGCTGGCGGATTTCAAATTGGACGGTGCACGCTTTCAGAATTTGCGCACGGCCCGGAACAAGGCCCGGAAAAACGGACTGATATTCGGGTGGTACGGGGGCGAAGGGTCTCTGCCGGATGAGCAGATGGAAGGGCAGCTTCTGGAGCTATCCAAAGAATGGCTGAAACGGAAACGCGGCGGAGAAATGGGTTTTGATCTCAGCTCATTTGATCTGCAGGCCATTCGCGAAAAAGGCGCTGCGGTGGTCCGTTCGCCGGATGGCCGGCTGGAAGCTTTTGCAACATGGCACACCTATGACCATAACAAAGGCCGCTGTCTTGACATCATGCGGAGTCGTGCCGAAACCCGGGATGTGATGGATTTTCTGATTCTGGAAGCCATTCAGTCGTTCCGTGATCAAGGGATCGAAGAAATCAGTTTTGGCAGCGCGCCGCTTGCGAACACAGCGGATCCGAGCGAGCACAGCATGTATGACCGCTCCATCCGGTTTGTCTTTGAAAATCTCGAACGGTTCTACGGCTATAAACGGCTGTTCTTCTTTAAGCAGAAATATCAGCCGTGCTGGGAGGCCCGCTATCTGTCCTATCCTTGCGGCACATCGCTTCTGCTGGTCGGTATGGCGATTGCCGGCGTTCACCTCACGCACGGATTCCGGAGTCTGTTGAGTTCCCGGAAACTATAG
- a CDS encoding glucan biosynthesis protein, whose translation MNKYRLAPVILLCATLNGFAQNESSAFDFNALKNRAQNLAAAPYQPSDRSLPDELQRFNYDNMRNIRFDPKSAIWRMERLPFQLQFVHRGGPQNGHITVNSIEDGRAELIPFSKNLFNYSQVKINGRLPDDLGFNGFRIHYPLNSMEYLDEIIVFQGASYFRALGKGLHYGLSARGLAINVVGKTPEEFPEFTEFWIEKPNSRSASIKIYALLNSPSLAGAYEMLLIPGIDTVMEIKAALFARQTVEGLGLAPLTSMFWFGENSTSRHGDFRPEVHDSDGLLIHTGTDEWLWRPLSNEGGIKVSCFAGENPRGFGLLQRDRNFPNYEDLETFYQNRPSAWIEPGADWGRGEIRLVELPTHMEYADNIVAFWMPEKPLTPENPIEFSYRLHWFRDDAALPPLARAASTRIGDASEYPGAKKFVLDFSNHPGLDRNNPDSVEPIISVTNGNLKGKHLQRNDLGNTWRVFFDVEPVDRTKPVEMRCFLQSGGLPRSETWTYFWNP comes from the coding sequence GTGAATAAATACAGACTTGCTCCAGTGATACTGCTTTGCGCAACGCTCAACGGGTTCGCGCAGAATGAAAGTTCGGCTTTCGACTTTAACGCGCTCAAAAACCGGGCGCAGAATCTGGCCGCCGCGCCATATCAGCCTTCGGATCGAAGCCTGCCCGACGAGTTGCAGCGCTTTAATTACGATAATATGCGCAACATCCGGTTCGATCCGAAATCCGCCATCTGGCGCATGGAACGGCTTCCCTTCCAGCTCCAGTTTGTTCATCGCGGCGGCCCGCAAAACGGACACATCACCGTGAACTCCATTGAAGACGGGCGGGCAGAACTGATCCCGTTTTCCAAAAATCTGTTCAACTATTCGCAGGTTAAAATAAACGGGCGCCTTCCCGACGATTTAGGCTTCAACGGCTTCCGCATCCATTATCCGCTCAACTCCATGGAATACCTTGACGAGATCATCGTCTTTCAGGGCGCTTCCTATTTCCGGGCGCTGGGCAAAGGACTTCACTACGGTCTTTCCGCACGCGGACTGGCCATCAACGTAGTCGGAAAAACGCCGGAAGAATTTCCAGAGTTCACTGAATTCTGGATCGAAAAACCAAACAGCCGATCCGCCAGCATCAAAATTTACGCTCTGCTGAACAGCCCGAGCCTCGCCGGGGCCTACGAAATGCTGCTCATTCCCGGCATCGACACGGTCATGGAAATCAAAGCGGCACTCTTTGCCCGCCAGACGGTCGAAGGTCTCGGTCTGGCCCCGCTGACCAGTATGTTCTGGTTCGGTGAAAACTCCACTTCGCGGCATGGAGACTTCCGTCCCGAAGTGCATGACTCCGACGGACTTTTGATCCACACCGGCACTGACGAATGGCTATGGCGCCCGCTCTCCAACGAAGGCGGCATCAAAGTATCCTGTTTCGCCGGAGAAAATCCGCGCGGATTCGGACTTCTTCAGCGCGACCGGAATTTTCCCAACTACGAAGATCTTGAAACATTCTACCAGAACCGTCCCAGCGCGTGGATAGAGCCTGGCGCAGACTGGGGCCGCGGCGAAATCCGGCTCGTCGAGCTCCCAACTCACATGGAATATGCCGACAATATCGTTGCGTTCTGGATGCCTGAAAAACCGCTCACCCCGGAAAATCCCATCGAGTTTTCATACCGTCTGCACTGGTTCAGAGATGACGCAGCCCTGCCGCCTCTGGCACGGGCCGCATCCACCCGGATCGGTGATGCCAGTGAATATCCCGGTGCCAAAAAATTTGTACTCGATTTCAGCAACCACCCGGGCCTTGACCGGAACAACCCGGACAGTGTGGAGCCGATCATCTCCGTCACCAACGGAAACCTGAAAGGTAAGCATCTTCAGCGCAACGATCTCGGCAACACGTGGCGCGTCTTCTTTGATGTCGAGCCGGTTGACCGCACCAAACCTGTCGAAATGCGCTGTTTCCTGCAATCAGGCGGACTGCCGCGGAGCGAAACGTGGACCTACTTCTGGAACCCATAG
- the mdoH gene encoding glucans biosynthesis glucosyltransferase MdoH, giving the protein MTAVKLLSGIQKIRRRIIFFSLVFLLITLATWVMADILWRGGMNSCEVAILILFAILFTPVSLGIVQALTGFIVLWRQKDPARILSLLEKTKDLPELPVTAVVLPIFNEDVSRVYEGLRAIYRSVERTGNLSRFDFFILSDSNDPNKWIEEEMAWAELCKQVSGFGRIFYRKRKTALNRKSGNISDFCRRWGSKYRYMVILDADSVISGDCLVKLAQLMELNPQAGIIQAAPVQALSESLFGRGMQFAGSLYGPVFQAGLNFWQADEGNYWGHNAIIRLAPFIEHCALPDLPASKTPRAKFMSHDYVEAALMRRAGYEVWLAYGLDGSYEGGPPTLLDMAKRDRRWCRGNFQHSWLVLSPHVRPINRLHLALGIMSYLSSPLWLFFMIIGTLQFWIASRLTVRTFDYDVGLSSLLDIGGNQLAIILFATTISLLFLPKLLSLILILRSRQAALPFGGRLRATISVFLEHFFSMLITPILMLFHSRFVLGVMAGQEVGWGPQRRGGENGIDWGEAIEAYGGHTIIGILWGAMAWHINPAFFWWMSPIFIGLVVAIPVSLLLGKVSAGAAARRMKLFITPQESNPPVELAELQVSLDVCTQHVPPLEPLRKNYGFMQVVIDPYVNAIHIALLRRHNKRRLEGTYFTQLQDRVVTEGPDVLSRREQMALLMNPECMAWLHEQIWLLPPEKLAPWWMMALRQYNVLESKPQTALYL; this is encoded by the coding sequence ATGACGGCAGTAAAACTTTTATCTGGCATTCAAAAAATACGCCGGCGCATTATCTTCTTTTCGCTGGTGTTCCTGCTCATCACGCTGGCCACCTGGGTCATGGCAGACATTCTCTGGCGTGGCGGCATGAACAGCTGCGAAGTCGCCATCCTGATTCTCTTTGCCATCCTCTTCACACCGGTCTCTCTCGGAATCGTTCAGGCGCTGACAGGATTCATCGTTCTCTGGCGGCAAAAGGATCCGGCACGCATTCTTTCCCTGCTTGAAAAAACAAAAGACCTTCCGGAACTCCCCGTCACAGCGGTTGTTCTGCCCATCTTTAATGAAGACGTCAGCCGCGTATACGAAGGCCTGCGCGCCATCTACCGATCTGTCGAACGAACCGGAAATCTTTCGCGCTTCGACTTCTTCATCCTGAGCGACTCCAACGATCCCAACAAATGGATCGAAGAAGAAATGGCCTGGGCTGAACTCTGTAAACAGGTCTCGGGCTTCGGACGCATCTTCTACCGCAAACGCAAAACCGCCCTTAACCGCAAGAGCGGCAACATCAGCGATTTCTGCCGCCGCTGGGGCAGCAAATACCGCTACATGGTCATTCTCGATGCCGACAGCGTGATAAGCGGAGACTGCCTCGTCAAACTGGCACAGCTCATGGAACTGAATCCGCAGGCCGGCATCATTCAGGCCGCCCCGGTTCAGGCGCTCAGCGAAAGCCTCTTCGGGCGCGGTATGCAGTTCGCCGGCTCATTATACGGCCCCGTCTTTCAGGCCGGACTGAATTTCTGGCAGGCCGACGAAGGCAACTACTGGGGCCACAACGCCATCATCCGCCTTGCTCCATTCATCGAACACTGCGCTTTACCCGATCTGCCGGCCAGCAAAACGCCCCGCGCCAAATTCATGAGCCACGACTACGTCGAAGCGGCTCTCATGCGCCGCGCCGGTTACGAAGTCTGGCTGGCCTACGGCCTTGACGGAAGCTACGAAGGCGGCCCGCCGACGCTCCTCGACATGGCCAAACGCGACCGGCGCTGGTGCCGCGGAAACTTTCAGCACAGCTGGCTTGTGCTGTCGCCACACGTCCGGCCGATTAACCGCCTGCACCTTGCCCTTGGCATCATGAGCTATCTTTCCTCTCCGCTCTGGCTCTTTTTCATGATCATTGGCACGCTCCAGTTCTGGATCGCCTCCCGGCTGACCGTTCGCACATTCGACTATGATGTCGGACTCTCTTCACTGCTCGACATCGGCGGCAATCAGCTGGCCATTATTCTTTTCGCCACCACCATCTCACTGCTCTTCCTCCCCAAACTGCTCAGCCTGATTTTAATTCTGCGCAGCCGGCAGGCCGCCCTGCCGTTTGGCGGACGCCTGCGCGCCACCATCAGCGTTTTCCTGGAACACTTCTTCTCCATGCTCATCACCCCGATCCTCATGCTCTTCCACTCCCGGTTTGTCCTCGGCGTTATGGCTGGACAGGAAGTCGGCTGGGGGCCTCAGCGGCGCGGCGGCGAAAACGGCATCGACTGGGGCGAAGCGATCGAAGCGTACGGTGGACACACGATCATCGGCATCCTTTGGGGCGCAATGGCCTGGCATATCAACCCGGCTTTTTTCTGGTGGATGAGCCCCATTTTTATCGGCCTCGTCGTCGCCATTCCGGTTTCGTTACTGCTCGGCAAAGTATCGGCAGGAGCCGCCGCCCGCCGGATGAAACTTTTCATTACCCCGCAGGAAAGCAATCCGCCGGTCGAACTGGCGGAACTGCAGGTCAGCCTGGATGTCTGCACTCAGCATGTGCCGCCGCTCGAACCGTTGCGTAAAAATTACGGCTTCATGCAGGTTGTCATTGATCCCTACGTCAACGCCATCCACATTGCCTTGTTGCGGCGGCACAACAAACGCCGGCTGGAAGGCACCTACTTCACACAGCTTCAGGATCGCGTCGTGACCGAAGGCCCCGACGTGCTGAGCCGCCGCGAACAAATGGCACTGCTGATGAATCCGGAATGCATGGCATGGCTCCATGAGCAGATATGGCTTCTGCCGCCGGAAAAACTGGCACCGTGGTGGATGATGGCGCTGCGGCAGTACAACGTTCTCGAAAGCAAGCCGCAGACCGCGCTTTACCTATAG
- the ssb gene encoding single-stranded DNA-binding protein — protein sequence MSTLNRVFLMGNLTRDPEVRYTPSGTAVGDLGLAINESYKNKAGETVESTVFVDVEVWARQAETCAEYLYKGSPVFVEGRLKLDQWTNPQGEKRSKLRVRADRVQFLGAPKRGAETADAPHNSMPTSAGFEVPAADEDDIPF from the coding sequence ATGTCGACCCTGAATCGAGTATTCCTGATGGGCAATCTGACCCGCGATCCGGAAGTGCGCTATACGCCTTCTGGAACTGCGGTCGGCGACCTCGGTCTGGCCATCAACGAAAGCTACAAAAACAAAGCCGGCGAAACAGTTGAAAGCACGGTGTTTGTTGATGTGGAAGTGTGGGCCCGCCAGGCGGAGACCTGCGCGGAATACCTTTATAAAGGGTCGCCCGTTTTCGTCGAAGGACGTTTGAAGCTCGATCAGTGGACGAATCCGCAGGGAGAAAAGCGCAGTAAGTTGAGAGTGCGCGCGGACCGGGTGCAGTTTCTCGGTGCGCCAAAACGCGGCGCCGAAACAGCTGATGCTCCCCATAACAGCATGCCGACGTCAGCAGGATTTGAAGTCCCGGCGGCGGATGAAGACGATATTCCGTTTTGA
- a CDS encoding MarR family transcriptional regulator — protein MLTEIIKLLKERGPMSLADLARHFQTDVPAMEGMLEMLERKGRIQRLDTKCSRCKGCAEVKPEDAAIFQYRNGGH, from the coding sequence ATGCTGACAGAAATCATCAAACTGCTGAAAGAACGCGGGCCGATGTCGCTCGCCGATCTGGCACGCCATTTTCAAACCGACGTCCCAGCGATGGAAGGTATGCTGGAGATGCTGGAACGCAAGGGCCGCATTCAGCGGCTGGACACCAAATGCTCGCGCTGCAAAGGTTGCGCTGAAGTGAAACCCGAAGACGCCGCGATTTTCCAATACCGGAACGGCGGACACTGA
- a CDS encoding aminoacyl-tRNA hydrolase translates to MKVIVGLGNPGREYAMTRHNIGFLVLDELAGRSGVSFRRNWWFPAQTAKGTIGGEAVRLVKPQTFMNRSGLAVGTALRKAGGKADGLIVVFDDVALGWGQLRVRAQGSAGGHNGVQSVTDVLGSGAFGRIRIGIGPKPDSVSLSNYVLGPFSDAEEQDLKDVVRRAADAVEKVCTAGIEQAMNCFNRV, encoded by the coding sequence GTGAAGGTTATCGTCGGACTTGGAAATCCCGGGCGGGAATATGCAATGACCCGCCATAACATCGGATTTCTGGTGCTGGATGAACTCGCCGGGCGCTCAGGAGTTTCTTTTCGCCGGAATTGGTGGTTCCCGGCGCAGACGGCCAAAGGAACAATCGGTGGTGAAGCAGTTCGGCTGGTAAAACCTCAGACGTTCATGAATCGCAGCGGATTGGCGGTCGGAACAGCGCTTCGCAAGGCAGGCGGGAAAGCAGATGGCCTGATTGTGGTGTTTGACGATGTGGCGCTCGGCTGGGGTCAGTTGCGCGTAAGAGCGCAAGGTTCGGCGGGCGGACACAACGGAGTGCAGTCTGTAACGGATGTGCTGGGGAGCGGCGCTTTCGGCAGGATTCGGATTGGCATCGGCCCGAAACCTGATAGTGTGTCGCTCTCAAATTATGTCTTGGGGCCGTTTTCGGATGCCGAGGAACAGGATTTGAAGGATGTGGTTCGCCGCGCCGCAGATGCGGTGGAGAAGGTCTGCACTGCAGGGATTGAGCAGGCCATGAACTGCTTTAATAGAGTATAG
- the rpsF gene encoding 30S ribosomal protein S6, which produces MKTLYEGLYIFPETLDEAQLDQALEAVKVELEKLGGTLESSTRLGKRSFARPLRKKKGGIYVVNMFRLEGGQMAAFKHRLKLTTNVFRAQFMQKDEAATAQEA; this is translated from the coding sequence TTGAAAACACTGTACGAGGGGCTTTATATTTTCCCCGAAACACTGGACGAGGCACAGCTGGATCAGGCTCTTGAGGCCGTGAAGGTTGAATTGGAAAAGCTGGGCGGCACACTGGAAAGTTCGACACGGCTCGGCAAGCGTTCGTTTGCGCGTCCGCTCAGAAAGAAAAAGGGCGGCATTTATGTGGTGAACATGTTCCGTCTCGAAGGCGGACAGATGGCCGCGTTCAAGCACCGTTTGAAGCTCACCACCAATGTGTTCCGTGCACAATTTATGCAGAAGGACGAGGCGGCTACAGCTCAGGAGGCGTAA
- a CDS encoding 50S ribosomal protein L25 — protein sequence MDAKIIVMSRDEKGSASARRLRRDGRVPGVIYSEGTAARSVSLPKHEFEQMLRHHTSEHVMIKIQIEGGKEESVLLKDVQHDALSGGVVHVDMQKVAMDKKLHIEVPVELIGEPEGVRNQGGVLDHLLHHIEISCFPADIPEAINVDVSALKLGDVLAVKDIQIDASKYTILLDADTGVASVSLPKVVEEPAAEEGAVAAPGEPEVIREKKPEEAAE from the coding sequence ATGGACGCAAAAATTATAGTAATGAGCAGAGATGAGAAGGGTTCCGCCAGTGCACGCAGACTGCGCCGCGACGGCCGGGTACCAGGTGTAATTTACAGTGAAGGCACGGCGGCCCGCTCTGTTTCGCTGCCGAAACATGAGTTCGAGCAGATGCTGCGGCATCACACGAGCGAGCATGTGATGATTAAGATTCAGATCGAAGGCGGCAAAGAGGAATCTGTACTTCTGAAAGATGTTCAGCATGACGCTCTTTCCGGCGGCGTGGTTCATGTCGATATGCAAAAAGTTGCAATGGACAAGAAGCTGCACATCGAAGTTCCGGTCGAGCTTATCGGCGAGCCCGAAGGCGTTAGAAATCAGGGCGGCGTGCTGGATCATCTGCTGCACCACATCGAAATTTCGTGCTTCCCGGCTGATATTCCTGAGGCGATCAATGTGGACGTCAGCGCACTGAAACTTGGTGACGTTCTTGCCGTTAAAGATATTCAGATAGACGCTTCGAAATACACGATTTTACTGGATGCTGACACCGGTGTGGCCTCGGTTTCGCTGCCGAAGGTTGTTGAAGAGCCGGCGGCTGAAGAAGGTGCTGTTGCGGCACCGGGCGAGCCCGAAGTGATCCGCGAGAAAAAACCGGAAGAAGCCGCGGAGTAA
- a CDS encoding MotA/TolQ/ExbB proton channel family protein: MFDGIYDKIGMAGVVLAFLPLFSLYFFIQPLIYLAWVPRGFRTFCAAFEKPAPAVTESQARCNPLSSVLWDVLKHQTPRGEVQEEVQYLFQRTFGRTYVAVTVLRLISVISPLLGLYGTVLGMSKVFREIGAKAVAVDQSVLANGIWEALITTIMGLTIAIPTLVFYYLVRLRIRSLMIECIETARDLQRSSK; the protein is encoded by the coding sequence ATGTTCGATGGCATTTATGACAAAATCGGGATGGCGGGCGTGGTGCTGGCGTTCCTGCCGTTATTCAGTCTCTACTTTTTTATACAACCGCTGATTTATCTGGCATGGGTTCCGCGCGGATTCAGAACGTTTTGCGCGGCATTTGAAAAGCCCGCTCCGGCAGTAACGGAAAGTCAGGCGCGCTGTAATCCGCTCAGTTCTGTACTTTGGGATGTGCTGAAGCATCAGACGCCGCGCGGAGAAGTTCAGGAAGAAGTTCAGTATCTCTTTCAGCGCACGTTTGGACGCACCTACGTCGCGGTCACGGTGCTGCGGCTGATCTCCGTGATTTCGCCGCTGCTGGGGCTGTACGGAACGGTGCTGGGGATGTCGAAAGTATTTCGCGAAATCGGTGCAAAGGCGGTCGCGGTTGATCAGTCGGTGCTGGCCAATGGGATTTGGGAGGCACTGATCACTACCATTATGGGGCTGACGATCGCCATTCCTACGCTGGTCTTTTACTATCTGGTTCGTCTGCGCATCCGGTCTCTGATGATCGAATGTATTGAAACCGCCCGGGATTTGCAGAGAAGTTCAAAATAG
- a CDS encoding ribose-phosphate pyrophosphokinase yields the protein MKILAGTAHPELAERIAAKVGEKLCDVQISRFPDGEIFVKIAENVRGRDVYIIQPTSYPPNENLMELLIMIDAAKRASASRITAVMPFYGYARQDRKDQPRVPITAKLVANLLVAAGTNRLLTMDLHAQQIQGFFDIPVDHLYAAPVFVKYLREKKLKDLVVVAPDTGGMKLAAAYADMLDAGVAVVGKERKSAERVEATHLVGDVKGCNAVLVDDMTSTAGTLTAAAKLLEQAGASSIRAAVSHSLLNCKGVERLNESPIIELVTTDSVPARCETGSKVKVLSVAELLAEAIRRIHDNNSVTSLFRIT from the coding sequence GTGAAAATTTTAGCAGGTACAGCCCATCCGGAACTGGCGGAACGCATTGCCGCCAAAGTCGGCGAAAAGCTCTGTGATGTTCAGATCAGCCGCTTTCCGGACGGGGAAATCTTCGTGAAGATTGCCGAAAATGTCCGCGGGCGTGATGTGTACATTATTCAGCCGACGTCCTATCCCCCGAATGAAAACCTGATGGAACTGCTGATTATGATTGATGCGGCCAAGCGCGCTTCGGCGTCCCGCATCACGGCTGTGATGCCGTTCTACGGCTATGCCCGGCAGGATCGCAAAGATCAGCCGCGCGTTCCGATCACGGCCAAGCTGGTGGCTAATCTTTTGGTGGCGGCAGGAACCAACCGTCTGCTGACCATGGATCTGCACGCTCAGCAGATTCAGGGCTTTTTCGATATTCCTGTTGATCATCTCTATGCCGCGCCGGTTTTTGTAAAATACCTGCGCGAGAAAAAACTTAAAGATCTGGTCGTTGTGGCACCGGATACAGGCGGCATGAAGCTGGCTGCGGCCTATGCGGATATGCTGGATGCCGGTGTCGCTGTGGTCGGTAAAGAACGCAAAAGCGCTGAGCGGGTTGAGGCAACTCATCTGGTTGGCGATGTAAAAGGTTGTAACGCGGTGCTGGTGGACGACATGACATCAACCGCTGGCACGCTGACGGCTGCCGCCAAACTTTTGGAACAGGCCGGAGCTTCTTCGATCCGTGCAGCGGTGAGTCACTCCCTGCTGAACTGCAAAGGAGTAGAGCGGTTGAATGAATCGCCGATTATCGAACTGGTGACCACCGACAGCGTGCCGGCCCGTTGTGAGACCGGCAGTAAAGTAAAGGTTCTTTCTGTGGCGGAGTTGCTGGCCGAAGCAATCCGCCGCATTCATGACAATAATTCGGTAACATCACTTTTCAGAATAACTTGA
- a CDS encoding ferrous iron transport protein A: MFRRLFQKRQQQRCGRRAGQGICCAHPLSDFAQGADVVVISNGDRKTLEMGLFSGALVHVMKNRPGDTSMVVAAGESRYIISKEAATKIQVR; encoded by the coding sequence ATGTTCAGACGTCTTTTTCAAAAACGGCAGCAGCAGCGGTGTGGACGGCGCGCCGGGCAGGGAATTTGCTGTGCTCATCCGCTTAGCGACTTCGCGCAAGGCGCCGATGTGGTCGTTATTTCCAATGGCGACCGCAAGACGCTTGAGATGGGACTCTTCAGCGGTGCGCTGGTTCATGTCATGAAAAACCGTCCCGGCGATACCAGCATGGTGGTTGCCGCCGGCGAAAGCCGTTACATCATTTCTAAGGAAGCCGCGACGAAAATTCAGGTGCGCTGA
- a CDS encoding biopolymer transporter ExbD, which yields MFEHFSLDDEFDAEIDLTPLVDTIFILLIFFFLTTTFVSPSMQVNLAKAASAAITDERKDQLEITVDRQGSIFHGGKLLTREDIPSLLKANPEKGINLFVAETAPFQSFLTVVDEARLLNRKDISITTRPADRE from the coding sequence ATGTTCGAACACTTTTCACTGGATGATGAATTCGATGCGGAAATTGATCTGACGCCGCTGGTGGATACGATCTTTATTCTGCTCATTTTTTTCTTTCTCACGACGACATTTGTGAGTCCGTCCATGCAGGTCAATCTGGCGAAGGCCGCCTCGGCGGCGATAACGGACGAGCGGAAAGACCAGCTGGAGATTACGGTGGATCGGCAGGGTTCAATTTTTCACGGCGGCAAACTGTTGACCCGTGAAGACATTCCCTCGCTGCTTAAAGCGAATCCGGAAAAGGGCATCAACCTGTTTGTCGCCGAGACCGCGCCGTTTCAGTCGTTTTTGACGGTGGTGGATGAAGCGCGTCTTTTGAACCGCAAAGATATTTCGATCACCACGCGTCCGGCAGACCGTGAATAG